From Xiphophorus hellerii strain 12219 chromosome 20, Xiphophorus_hellerii-4.1, whole genome shotgun sequence, the proteins below share one genomic window:
- the LOC116711028 gene encoding TOX high mobility group box family member 2-like isoform X2 — translation MQEMALHHHQQQHHHQHPDGAHYDPARNHPMINSSPPILPNPMSALSQLNPQVSRSALPHGSPSPPGSKSATPSPSSSNQEEETDPHSKMTGEKRPSSEMMKPKPKPQKKKKKKDPNEPTKPVSAYALFFRDTQAAIKGQNPNATFGDVSKIVASMWDGLGEEQKQSYKRKTEAAKKEYLKALAAYRASLVSKTYNDPGENKTAQTSQASPHMMPTNSLYSVPPPPQPSSPYLGPGAFPLTDLQSYAGHAPRHTLSQTLSQSPMLPSISASPPSSFQISPPLHPHQQLSLHQSSLLNQPIRMQQVQSQPIISHQMGLQASLHSPPPGQQGFSHLQSEYQKSIGGSQSPGAPGSGPGPGVAQTHEWDGEYCNRECGNHCSGSMIGRDKPLYLT, via the exons ATGCAGGAGATGGCTTTGCACCACCACCAACAGCAACACCATCACCAGCACCCTGACGGCGCTCATTACGATCCTGCCCGTAACCACCCCATGATAAACAGCTCACCTCCGATACTGCCCAACCCCATGAGCGCACTGTCTCAGCTAAACCCTCAGGTCAGCCGGAGTGCACTGCCTCATGGTTCCCCCTCGCCTCCTGGGAGTAAATCAGCCACACCCTCTCCTTCAAGCTCCAATCAGGAGGAGGAGACAGATCCTCATTCAAAG ATGACGGGTGAGAAACGGCCAtcttcagagatgatgaagCCCAAGCCCAAGccccaaaagaagaagaagaagaaggaccCTAATGAGCCGACCAAGCCTGTGTCAGCCTACGCTTTGTTCTTCAGAGACACCCAGGCAGCCATCAAAGGACAGAATCCAAACGCAACCTTTGGAGATGTTTCCAAGATAGTCGCCTCCATGTGGGACGGACTGGGAGAGGAGCAGAAACAG AGCTACAAGAGGAAAACAGAGGCTGCTAAGAAGGAGTACCTGAAAGCCCTGGCCGCCTACAGAGCCAGTCTGGTTTCCAAG acGTATAACGACCCTGGGGAGAATAAAACTGCCCAAACGAGCCAGGCCTCTCCACATATGATGCCAACCAACTCGCTGTACAGTGTGCCACCTCCCCCACAGCCGTCATCGCCATACCTGGGACCCGGGGCCTTCCCTCTAACCGACCTGCAGAGCTATGCAGGCCACGCCCCACGCCACACTCTGTCACAGACCCTCAGCCAATCCCCAATGCTGCCCAGCATTAGTGCCTCCCCACCTTCCTCCTTCCAGATCAGCCCGCCGCTTCACCCCCACCAGCAGCTCTCCCTGCACCAGAGCTCGCTCCTCAACCAGCCCATCCGAATGCAGCAGGTCCAGTCCCAGCCAATCATCTCTCACCAGATGGGGCTACAGGCCTCTCTTCACTCCCCACCTCCAGGGCAGCAG GGTTTTTCCCACCTCCAGTCAGAGTACCAGAAGAGCATTGGGGGTTCCCAGTCACCAGGAGCTCCTGGCTCTGGGCCCGGTCCTGGAGTGGCTCAGACCCATGAGTGGGATGGAGAATACTGCAATCGGGAGTGCGGCAACCACTGCAG TGGAAGCATGATAGGCAGGGACAAGCCCCTCTACCTCACCTGA
- the LOC116711028 gene encoding TOX high mobility group box family member 2-like isoform X1, which produces MQEMALHHHQQQHHHQHPDGAHYDPARNHPMINSSPPILPNPMSALSQLNPQVSRSALPHGSPSPPGSKSATPSPSSSNQEEETDPHSKIVFQMTGEKRPSSEMMKPKPKPQKKKKKKDPNEPTKPVSAYALFFRDTQAAIKGQNPNATFGDVSKIVASMWDGLGEEQKQSYKRKTEAAKKEYLKALAAYRASLVSKTYNDPGENKTAQTSQASPHMMPTNSLYSVPPPPQPSSPYLGPGAFPLTDLQSYAGHAPRHTLSQTLSQSPMLPSISASPPSSFQISPPLHPHQQLSLHQSSLLNQPIRMQQVQSQPIISHQMGLQASLHSPPPGQQGFSHLQSEYQKSIGGSQSPGAPGSGPGPGVAQTHEWDGEYCNRECGNHCSGSMIGRDKPLYLT; this is translated from the exons ATGCAGGAGATGGCTTTGCACCACCACCAACAGCAACACCATCACCAGCACCCTGACGGCGCTCATTACGATCCTGCCCGTAACCACCCCATGATAAACAGCTCACCTCCGATACTGCCCAACCCCATGAGCGCACTGTCTCAGCTAAACCCTCAGGTCAGCCGGAGTGCACTGCCTCATGGTTCCCCCTCGCCTCCTGGGAGTAAATCAGCCACACCCTCTCCTTCAAGCTCCAATCAGGAGGAGGAGACAGATCCTCATTCAAAG ATTGTCTTCCAGATGACGGGTGAGAAACGGCCAtcttcagagatgatgaagCCCAAGCCCAAGccccaaaagaagaagaagaagaaggaccCTAATGAGCCGACCAAGCCTGTGTCAGCCTACGCTTTGTTCTTCAGAGACACCCAGGCAGCCATCAAAGGACAGAATCCAAACGCAACCTTTGGAGATGTTTCCAAGATAGTCGCCTCCATGTGGGACGGACTGGGAGAGGAGCAGAAACAG AGCTACAAGAGGAAAACAGAGGCTGCTAAGAAGGAGTACCTGAAAGCCCTGGCCGCCTACAGAGCCAGTCTGGTTTCCAAG acGTATAACGACCCTGGGGAGAATAAAACTGCCCAAACGAGCCAGGCCTCTCCACATATGATGCCAACCAACTCGCTGTACAGTGTGCCACCTCCCCCACAGCCGTCATCGCCATACCTGGGACCCGGGGCCTTCCCTCTAACCGACCTGCAGAGCTATGCAGGCCACGCCCCACGCCACACTCTGTCACAGACCCTCAGCCAATCCCCAATGCTGCCCAGCATTAGTGCCTCCCCACCTTCCTCCTTCCAGATCAGCCCGCCGCTTCACCCCCACCAGCAGCTCTCCCTGCACCAGAGCTCGCTCCTCAACCAGCCCATCCGAATGCAGCAGGTCCAGTCCCAGCCAATCATCTCTCACCAGATGGGGCTACAGGCCTCTCTTCACTCCCCACCTCCAGGGCAGCAG GGTTTTTCCCACCTCCAGTCAGAGTACCAGAAGAGCATTGGGGGTTCCCAGTCACCAGGAGCTCCTGGCTCTGGGCCCGGTCCTGGAGTGGCTCAGACCCATGAGTGGGATGGAGAATACTGCAATCGGGAGTGCGGCAACCACTGCAG TGGAAGCATGATAGGCAGGGACAAGCCCCTCTACCTCACCTGA